Within Bacteroidales bacterium, the genomic segment AGATTAACCTCATCGCCCGTTGTTCGCAAAGGTGCAGTATTGAAATAAGATAGTACGGCAAATAGTCCTGCTGAAAAGGTTGGGCGTTTGGCAAAAATTCATATCTTTGTGGCGTAATGAAATGCGGCGCAGATTAGCGCAAGGCCGAACGGACAAAATCGGTGACACTACGATTTACGACATTTTGACAAATTGATTATAAGGCGGTTACAGAAAGGCACAAAATCCCCTCTCTCCGCGAATAAAAAGAAAAATCCTGTAAATTTAGACGTTTACAGGATTTTTTATTTTCAGGAACATGCAAAAACGACTTTTCGATGAAATCGTAATCAAAATTTTCGACAACTCTCGGAGTGCCTAAGATCGTTTATGCTCATATGTTCAGAATCGGGGCAAAATGGCACGAAACGGATAAAAACAGGAACGCGGTGCAAATATATGGTTTAGTTTCAAATTGTTTAAGTCTGCTTCCAATTTTTATGATTTGTATGTTATCTTTGTCTTTCCATACAATTAAAAATGAAAAACTCGATTGCATATTTGCCGAAAGACAAACAGGAAGATTTGTTCTTTGCGGGAAGGGATTTCGACCGCGATATGCCCGTTCAGTTTCTCAACGACGATATCCGCACTTTCAATAAATCAATCGATGAAAGCCGTTATTTCTGCACCCAGATAAAACAAGAAGGGGTTGTGTTCTACGACAGCGGTAAATTCAAACTCTCCCGAAGGAGGAAACTTGACTATGATGAAATAAAACAACAGGCGCAGGAGTATTTTGATGAAAAATTTAAAGAAGCAAATGAATTTCTTGTTGATACTAATAATGCATATAATAGAGAAAATTATAAGAGAGCTTCATTTTATCTTCATCAGGCGTGCGAAAACTATTATTATGCCATCCGATTGACTTTCACGTTGCGGAACAACAAACAGCACAATCTATCCAAACTGTCGTCTTCGGTAAAAAAATATTCGGATGATTTGGAAACGGTATTCCCGCAGAATACGCCCGAAGAAAAACGTCTTTTCGCACTGCTAAAAGCCGCTTATGTGGATGCACGGTATAATCCTCACTTTGTGGTGGCGAAAGAGGATATCGATGCGCTGGTTTCGAAAGTCGAGCTATTTAGGGATATTACGGAGAGGATTTGTGTGGAGAAGATTAAGGAGTATGGGGAGCGGGAATAAAGTTGAATCAAAGGATAAAAGTAAAATCCTTAATATAAACTATTGAAGAAGATAACAATAAATGTAATTTAACTATTGAAAAATTATAATGACAGATTTTAGAGAAAAAGCCAATTTAATATGGCAGGTGGCAGACTTATTGCGTGGCGATTACAAACGTTCTGATTATGGTAAAGTAATTTTGCCATTGACTGTG encodes:
- a CDS encoding HEPN domain-containing protein, with protein sequence MKNSIAYLPKDKQEDLFFAGRDFDRDMPVQFLNDDIRTFNKSIDESRYFCTQIKQEGVVFYDSGKFKLSRRRKLDYDEIKQQAQEYFDEKFKEANEFLVDTNNAYNRENYKRASFYLHQACENYYYAIRLTFTLRNNKQHNLSKLSSSVKKYSDDLETVFPQNTPEEKRLFALLKAAYVDARYNPHFVVAKEDIDALVSKVELFRDITERICVEKIKEYGERE